The sequence CAAACAaacttactaaaacttaaaaatgaaatatatatatatatgtgtgtgtgtgtgtgtgtgtgtgtgtgtgtgtgtgtgtgtgtgtgtgtgtaatactaaaataaaactgatgcatatatatatatatatattttttttaagaactgattATTAAACTGCAATAACACTATTAATGAAACAAAAGTCAGAGTTGAATGgttcaaaacaaaatgtttcacagacaaacatttacaaatgtttttcatttctggtTTTAATTACAGTGCTGGAGTTTCCTCATTTGAGAAAAGCTCGTGTGAATCGAACGtccttttaaacaaacactgttgcCTGTTAAACTGCAGATGAAGTGCACTTGCAGCAAACTTGATACACTGAGAATGccatcaaataaaacattactgcACAACATgctatttttacaaaatattgtctGATATATGATCTGACAAATGGGTTTTAGAGATCTCACAGACTGTCGAGGTGGACCGTAAGCTTATTTTATGTCCATACTGAGTTCATCCAGTGCTGTCTAAGGATCTGAGTGATGGTGAAAACTTGGTATCTAAAGAAAAATGGCCCAGGTGTCCCACGGGAACCTTTAGGAATAAATGATTTCACCGATGTATCATTCATCATGTAAGGCTGCTGTAAAATAAGGGCGATTCCTTGTGTTCTCAATCATGAAGACTTCTCTCTGTTGTATGTCGCCCTGTAAAAGTCATCCAAGTAGGATTTGAAAAACACAGACGGAGACGAGGAGAGAGAACTGTTTTAGGCATTAACCTTGTTTTCTCCTTTAGGTTTTGCTCAGCATCACAAATTCTTCtgtaataaaagtgaataaacaCCATTAGTAAGCTGCTGGAAAACAAATGCATCATCACTATGATAAATATGGAGAGAGATCATatctgttttacatttaaattacatccAAAACAACTTAATCCCTTTGGGAACtgcaaatgaattaattttagtttaaaaggaAGATTATATTTTACATGAGTTATGAGATACCACTTCATTTTAGCTACTTCTGAAACTGTTGCACAATATTCTTTTATTTCTATGTagctattcttttatttttatgtagctgAAGTTAATTCACAATACTTCATCTTCAAggtgatgaaaaataaaaaagataataaaaatcgTCGCCATAATAGAGGAATAGATTTGGCGTAGCAGCGGAACTGATGAGTAAAGTCAAAGGTTCCCCCGGACTGTGTTTTGTGGAGGACAGGAGGTCGAATAACAGGAAGAGGAACAGCAGCAGCGCTATGGCGGAGGTgcgtgaataaaaacaaaatttaattacatttttcttcatGTTCATTGACAAAGGTTGACATCTGAAATAATGCGTTACAATAAATGTTTCGCTGACTGACAAATGCGAGTCCCTGTAATACCGCTGTTATTTGACACGTTAGCGCTTTTCCAGTGGTCAAGTATTAATATCGACGTCGATGATTAACTTTCATAACATTTAGAAACTCACTTTTACTGACAATACactcacaaaaatgtaaaaccagGTATCATATTTAAAACGAGCCTGATGTTGTCATTAGATTTCAGtcgttttatttaaatgtagctcaCCGTATTTGTTGATGATGCTGTAGGGCGTTGTGTGTGGAGTTTCGGTGTATACAGGTGTGATTTCCTGtggttttaaaaattaactttgaTAGTAATTAAGAATGTTTCTCGGTCATCAAATCATcatcatattggaatgatttctgaaggatcatcatgtgatactgaagaacCAGAGTGCTGAAAAAACTgctctgccatcacaggattaaattacactaaaagaaaaaacattcaaaataaagaggcagtattttaaatagtgataatatttcttaatattacagtgtgtatatatatatatatatatatataatttatttatttaatattagtttagTAACCTGTTATTGGCTCTTAATATTTCATAGATTTCCCTTGTAGGTGAGCAATGAAAACTTGTACGTCTgtatcacaagaaaaaaaaaaaaaaacactttcagagTTTTAAGacgagacactgcaggtgaatagggtaaaaaaaaaaaaaaaaaaaaacaaataaaaaaatttattgccTTACCTAGTTGATTGATTACACTGAAAATTGCAAAtctgttttgtattacaagttttctaaaatgtttaaatatgcaaatgagaccTTTTCTAATGAAATGTGTGCTAATTTGCATGTATTTCTAGTAgaaaaatctgaacactggatgaagtcagtttcaaaattcctgttaaatttaaagtttttttttttttttttttgacatattagtcACAGATTTTTAAAGAGGGAATTTTGGGTATCTCATTTGTGTCACTCCATAATACACTTAGAACAGACAGAAAACATATGttttggggaataaaatgtttataatcaagcaaattatatatgaacatctctctgtaaaaaccttcaggatAAAGACAGGAATCAAAATGTGAcgtttggtgtgtgtaagtgctactgaagtggcGATTTATGgctaggagaaaaaaaaactcattttgagaaaacagcctttcAAAATATCTATTGTAAAttaaatctattgacacaaataaagtgctataaaagaaacccTGTTAAGTTGGATGTTTTCTGTTccttccactagtctgaaaaacCAAAAAGTCCAAAATCTCAAACTTGACGGGTGCATGAAAGAACTTAAAAGGTGGAGATCCCTGTTTTTGAGGATGGAAGATGTATTGTTTAATCTGTGGTTTTCTCACCAGACGCACAGCTTGCAGGACCTGCGGCAAGCAGCCGTCACCTCCAAGGTCTTCGTTCAGAGAGACTACACCTCTGGAACCATCTGCAAGTTCCAGACCAAGTTCCCGGCAGAGCTGGAGAGCAGGGTGTGTGGAGACCCAGagcaaacacaaaagaaccattTACCACTCATCTGTATTTACAGATGTCAAATATATCCAAAGCTTTGGCACATGGATTCTGAATACTGATAATTGTGGTGTTGTTACAGATGGACAAGCAGCAGTTTGAGGAGACCATACAGACCCTGAATAATCTCTATGCAGAGGCGGAAAAGTTGGGCGGCAGGTCGTATCTGGAGGGTTGTCTGGCCTGTCTCACTGCGTACACAATCTTCCTCTGCATGGAGACCCACTATGAGAAAGTGAGTTGACAGAGCGATAGGCTTTAGATGTCATCTATATCATATGATGCGTATGGATTTCAGTATTGTGTTCAATTCATTCAGGTGCTGAAAAAGATTGCCAAGTACATCCAGGAGCAGAATGAGAAGATCTACGCTCCTCTTGGGCTTCTCCTGACTGACCCCATAGAGAGGGGCCTCAGGGTTGTATCCTTCCTACAGTTTTCTGACCTGACTGAAAGagattcatacttttattcagcacggatgcattaaattggtccaaactgataataaaacatgtttattgtaACAAAagatacaaacaaatacaaatgtaatgttccatagatttttttatgttaacaacGATATCTAATTTAAAGAAATTCTGCTTGTATACAATTCTGTtgataataaacatttcttgagcagcagatctgcatattagaatgaattctggaggctcatgtgacactgaagactggaggaatgatgctgaaaatgcagctttgcatcatacaaataaattccagtttcaaatata is a genomic window of Cyprinus carpio isolate SPL01 chromosome B10, ASM1834038v1, whole genome shotgun sequence containing:
- the LOC109054278 gene encoding golgin subfamily A member 7-like; the protein is MSKVKGSPGLCFVEDRRSNNRKRNSSSAMAETHSLQDLRQAAVTSKVFVQRDYTSGTICKFQTKFPAELESRMDKQQFEETIQTLNNLYAEAEKLGGRSYLEGCLACLTAYTIFLCMETHYEKVLKKIAKYIQEQNEKIYAPLGLLLTDPIERGLRVVEITIFEDRSIGSR